One Pseudonocardia abyssalis DNA segment encodes these proteins:
- a CDS encoding YciI family protein, translating into MRYLVVLEAVQPATPPPAELMAGIMALGEAATRAGALIDNAGLAPSLAGAKVSVGAGAGLQVTDGPFAESKEMISYAVYDTRTKAEAVEWTSRFMALHHDLWPGWEGEARVLKVMGPEDY; encoded by the coding sequence ATGCGCTACCTCGTCGTCCTCGAAGCCGTCCAGCCCGCCACCCCGCCGCCCGCCGAGCTCATGGCCGGGATCATGGCGCTGGGGGAGGCGGCCACCCGTGCCGGTGCCCTGATCGACAACGCCGGCCTCGCCCCCAGCCTCGCCGGGGCCAAGGTCTCCGTCGGCGCCGGAGCCGGGCTGCAGGTCACCGACGGCCCGTTCGCGGAGTCCAAGGAGATGATCAGCTACGCCGTCTACGACACCCGCACCAAGGCGGAGGCGGTGGAGTGGACCAGCCGGTTCATGGCCCTGCACCACGACCTCTGGCCCGGCTGGGAGGGCGAGGCGCGGGTGCTGAAGGTGATGGGCCCGGAGGACTACTGA
- a CDS encoding DUF998 domain-containing protein, whose product MNATIPTRSGTTSAADELTADRVTKSLLGYGVIAGPVFVLASVTQGLLREGFDLSRHAWSQLALGGPGWIQVTNFVVTGLMVVAAAVGLRRALGSGPAATWSPRLLAAFGVGLVVAGAFRVDPAGGFPADLPQATGISGPALVHLLAGAIGFGCLAAAVIVLARRLAGEGFRRLALACRAVGPAFLVGFLGMASGLLGAAGVPVFVAAVVCVFALLSAVFVHRYRVMPNTDGR is encoded by the coding sequence ATGAACGCCACCATCCCCACCCGCAGCGGCACCACCTCCGCCGCCGACGAGCTGACGGCCGACCGCGTCACCAAGTCCCTGCTGGGCTACGGCGTCATCGCCGGCCCGGTCTTCGTGCTCGCGTCGGTGACCCAGGGGCTGCTCCGGGAGGGCTTCGACCTCTCCCGGCACGCCTGGAGCCAGCTCGCCCTCGGCGGCCCCGGCTGGATCCAGGTCACGAACTTCGTGGTCACCGGCCTGATGGTGGTCGCGGCCGCGGTCGGCCTGCGCCGCGCGCTGGGCTCCGGTCCCGCGGCCACCTGGTCGCCGCGTCTGCTCGCGGCGTTCGGGGTGGGCCTGGTCGTCGCGGGGGCGTTCCGCGTCGACCCGGCGGGCGGCTTCCCGGCCGACCTCCCGCAGGCCACCGGGATCAGCGGGCCCGCGCTGGTGCACCTGCTCGCCGGGGCGATCGGGTTCGGGTGCCTGGCCGCAGCGGTGATCGTGCTGGCCCGCCGGCTCGCCGGTGAGGGCTTCCGCCGCCTCGCTCTCGCGTGCCGCGCCGTCGGCCCGGCGTTCCTCGTCGGCTTCCTCGGGATGGCGTCGGGCCTGCTCGGAGCCGCGGGCGTGCCGGTGTTCGTGGCCGCGGTGGTCTGTGTGTTCGCCCTGCTCAGTGCGGTGTTCGTGCACCGCTACCGCGTCATGCCGAACACCGACGGCCGCTGA
- a CDS encoding FHA domain-containing protein, whose protein sequence is MQSLELVAEGRRVQVPAGRPFVIGRGPTADLDLPGEHVSRTHLVVELTDGRWTLTDHSRYGTYSEGRRVTTLALNGPTVVHLGSPPTVTALEFRPVGAPARRAPEPTRLPGPAPVPAGGVLARQGGGATMSYSVAGAPAARITVGRLPDNDVVLDDLLVSRHHAELRRVGPGWLITDLGTGNGTFVNGMRVQRAQVGPRDVIGIGHALLQMQGDELVAAVDTGDVAFEVRDISVVTDKGKTLLSNVGFGLAGKSLLAVVGPSGAGKSTLLRALTGSRPADVGEVRYAGRDLYAEYDELRHRIGLVPQDDVLHPQLTVIRALRYAARLRFPADVPRADRERRITEVLHELGLTNQAKQRIDTLSGGQRKRTSVALELLTKPTLLFLDEPTSGLDPGLDKSVMQTLRGLADDGRTVVVVTHSVANLDQCDRLLVLAPGGHVAYFGPPQEALEYFGQPDFAEMFLLLGRVPGDQLGMRFRQSMQHRRYVAGATGHTPRVESRSAPSVAPPQQRFGTQLSVLCRRYLSVIASDKQYAISLAVLPLFLALIARLVPGDSGLSVAAAFAARDLQPLQLLLVLVVGGALVGLAAAIRELVKERPVFIRERAIGLSLGAYLTSKLLVLGVITGLQAVVFTLLALIGRDLPDEAVLLGSPIAEVLLAVVGVTVVTMALGLAISAWIDNADRGMPLLVLVLMLELVVSGGIFPVHDRPVLEQLAWLVPSRWAFAMGSSTVDMNALLADPDPLWEHTSQQWLLAAGALVAIMVVLVVLTSVLLRRLDPVRAKR, encoded by the coding sequence ATGCAGTCACTGGAACTGGTGGCGGAGGGTCGCCGGGTGCAGGTGCCGGCCGGGAGGCCGTTCGTCATCGGGCGGGGGCCCACGGCCGACCTCGACCTGCCCGGCGAGCACGTCTCGCGCACGCACCTCGTCGTCGAGCTGACCGACGGGCGCTGGACGCTCACCGACCACTCCCGCTACGGCACCTACTCCGAGGGCAGGCGCGTCACGACGTTGGCGCTCAACGGTCCGACCGTGGTGCACCTCGGGTCGCCGCCGACGGTCACGGCGCTGGAGTTCCGGCCGGTCGGGGCGCCCGCGCGTCGGGCGCCGGAGCCGACCCGCCTCCCCGGTCCGGCGCCGGTCCCGGCGGGCGGCGTGCTCGCCCGGCAGGGCGGTGGGGCCACCATGAGCTACAGCGTGGCGGGCGCCCCGGCCGCGCGGATCACCGTGGGCCGCCTGCCCGACAACGACGTCGTCCTCGACGACCTGCTCGTCTCCCGCCACCACGCCGAGCTGCGTCGCGTCGGCCCGGGCTGGCTGATCACCGACCTCGGCACCGGCAACGGCACGTTCGTCAACGGCATGCGGGTGCAGCGGGCCCAGGTCGGGCCGCGTGACGTCATCGGCATCGGGCACGCGCTGCTGCAGATGCAGGGCGACGAACTCGTCGCGGCCGTCGACACCGGCGACGTCGCGTTCGAGGTCCGCGACATCTCCGTCGTCACCGACAAGGGCAAGACGCTGCTGAGCAACGTCGGGTTCGGGCTGGCCGGCAAGAGCCTGCTCGCCGTCGTGGGCCCCAGCGGCGCCGGCAAGTCGACGCTGCTGCGCGCGCTCACCGGCAGCCGCCCCGCCGACGTCGGCGAGGTCCGCTACGCGGGCCGTGACCTCTACGCCGAGTACGACGAGCTGCGCCACCGCATCGGCCTCGTCCCCCAGGACGACGTGCTGCACCCGCAGCTCACGGTGATCCGCGCGCTGCGCTACGCCGCCCGGCTGCGCTTCCCCGCCGACGTGCCCAGGGCCGACCGCGAGCGGCGGATCACCGAGGTGCTGCACGAGCTGGGGCTGACCAACCAGGCGAAGCAGCGGATCGACACGCTGTCGGGCGGGCAGCGCAAGCGCACGTCGGTGGCGCTGGAGCTGCTCACCAAGCCCACGCTGCTGTTCCTCGACGAGCCGACGTCCGGGCTCGACCCGGGCCTCGACAAGTCGGTGATGCAGACGCTGCGCGGGCTCGCCGACGACGGGCGCACGGTCGTCGTCGTCACCCACAGCGTCGCCAACCTCGACCAGTGCGACCGCCTGCTCGTGCTCGCCCCCGGCGGCCACGTCGCCTACTTCGGCCCGCCGCAGGAGGCCCTGGAGTACTTCGGCCAGCCCGACTTCGCGGAGATGTTCCTGCTGCTCGGACGCGTGCCGGGCGACCAGCTGGGGATGCGCTTCCGGCAGTCGATGCAGCACCGTCGCTACGTCGCCGGGGCCACCGGGCACACGCCGCGGGTCGAGTCGCGCTCGGCGCCGTCGGTCGCGCCGCCGCAGCAGCGGTTCGGCACGCAGCTCTCCGTGCTGTGCCGCCGCTACCTGTCCGTCATCGCCTCCGACAAGCAGTACGCGATCTCGCTGGCCGTGCTGCCGTTGTTCCTCGCGCTGATCGCGCGTCTGGTCCCCGGCGACTCGGGGCTGTCGGTCGCGGCCGCGTTCGCCGCCCGCGACCTCCAACCGCTGCAGCTGCTGCTCGTGCTGGTCGTCGGCGGGGCGCTGGTCGGGTTGGCCGCGGCCATCCGGGAGCTGGTCAAGGAGAGACCGGTGTTCATCCGGGAGCGGGCGATCGGGTTGTCGCTCGGCGCCTACCTGACGTCGAAGCTGCTGGTGCTCGGCGTCATCACCGGGCTGCAGGCCGTGGTGTTCACGCTGCTCGCACTGATCGGGCGCGACCTGCCCGACGAGGCCGTGCTGCTCGGGTCGCCGATCGCGGAGGTGCTGCTCGCGGTCGTCGGGGTCACGGTGGTGACGATGGCGCTGGGCCTGGCGATCTCCGCGTGGATCGACAACGCCGACCGCGGCATGCCGCTGCTGGTGCTCGTGCTGATGCTGGAGCTCGTCGTCAGCGGCGGGATCTTCCCGGTGCACGACCGTCCGGTGCTGGAGCAGCTGGCCTGGCTGGTGCCGTCGCGGTGGGCGTTCGCGATGGGCTCGTCCACCGTCGACATGAACGCGCTGCTCGCCGATCCCGACCCGTTGTGGGAGCACACGTCGCAGCAGTGGCTGCTCGCGGCGGGCGCGCTCGTCGCGATCATGGTGGTGCTGGTGGTGCTCACGTCGGTGCTGCTGCGCCGCCTCGACCCGGTCCGCGCGAAACGCTGA
- a CDS encoding thiolase family protein: MPEAVIVDAVRTPIGRRKGSLAEVHPVDLSAVVLRALAQRTGLDPEVVDDVVWGCVNQVGDQAAQIGRYGVLAAGWPESVPGVTINRACGSSQSSFDFAAGMVMAGQYDVVVAGGVESMTRVPLGSGRDLGRPYGPLVRERYAADLTSGEFPGEDFNQGIGAERIAAAWGFSRRQLDEYSARSHELAAAAIDAGAFDGQLAAVPGAPDLVADEGLRRGTTADTLAKLKPVFREDGVIHAGNSSQISDGASAVLIMSAERAAELGLTPIARYHGGAVAGADPLKMLTGPIPATAKVLKRTGLSVSDIGAFEVNEAFAPVPMAWQAEFDADPDRLNPLGGAIAVGHPLGASGTVLMTRLVHHMRDKDIRYGLQTMCEGGGTANATIVELLR, translated from the coding sequence ATGCCCGAAGCCGTCATCGTCGACGCGGTCCGCACCCCCATCGGCAGGCGGAAGGGCTCGCTCGCCGAGGTCCACCCGGTCGACCTGTCCGCGGTGGTGCTCCGCGCGCTCGCGCAGCGCACGGGCCTCGACCCGGAGGTCGTCGACGACGTCGTGTGGGGCTGTGTCAACCAGGTCGGCGACCAGGCGGCGCAGATCGGGCGCTACGGCGTGCTCGCGGCGGGCTGGCCGGAGTCCGTGCCGGGCGTCACGATCAACCGGGCGTGCGGGTCGAGCCAGTCGTCGTTCGACTTCGCGGCCGGGATGGTCATGGCCGGGCAGTACGACGTCGTGGTGGCCGGTGGCGTCGAGTCGATGACGCGGGTGCCGCTCGGATCGGGCCGCGACCTCGGCCGCCCCTACGGCCCGCTGGTCCGCGAGCGCTACGCCGCCGACCTCACCAGCGGCGAGTTCCCCGGCGAGGACTTCAACCAGGGCATCGGCGCGGAGCGCATCGCCGCCGCGTGGGGCTTCTCGCGCCGGCAGCTCGACGAGTACTCGGCGCGCTCGCACGAGCTCGCCGCCGCGGCGATCGACGCCGGGGCGTTCGACGGCCAGCTCGCCGCGGTCCCCGGCGCGCCCGACCTCGTCGCCGACGAGGGACTGCGCCGCGGCACCACGGCCGACACCCTCGCGAAGCTCAAGCCGGTCTTCCGCGAGGACGGTGTGATCCACGCGGGCAACAGCTCGCAGATCTCCGACGGCGCGTCGGCTGTGCTGATCATGTCCGCCGAGCGCGCGGCCGAGCTGGGGCTCACCCCGATCGCCCGCTACCACGGCGGCGCGGTCGCCGGGGCCGATCCGCTCAAGATGCTGACCGGTCCGATCCCGGCCACCGCGAAGGTCCTCAAGCGCACCGGGCTGTCGGTCTCCGACATCGGCGCGTTCGAGGTCAACGAGGCCTTCGCCCCGGTCCCGATGGCGTGGCAGGCCGAGTTCGACGCCGACCCCGACCGGCTCAACCCGCTCGGCGGCGCGATCGCGGTCGGGCACCCGCTCGGGGCGTCCGGCACCGTCCTGATGACGCGGCTGGTGCACCACATGCGCGACAAGGACATCCGCTACGGCCTGCAGACGATGTGCGAGGGCGGCGGCACCGCCAACGCCACGATCGTCGAGCTGCTGCGCTGA
- a CDS encoding alpha/beta fold hydrolase, whose amino-acid sequence MGDTFVLVHGACHGGWCWSRVARLLREQGHEVFTPTLTGFGERAHLLSADTGPETLVRDVVGVLECEELSDVVLVGHSFGALVVLAVADRARQRLRRLVILDGVLVDPGHPGFDGLPPEAVAQRTAAAAGGLAYPPPPASVFGLGDPDDEAWVARRLTPHPLRTYTEPFPLGTPLGAGLPVTYVCCTDPPYPAISSAHTVARREGWEWRELATGHDAMISDPTGTVAELTRPPVAGSR is encoded by the coding sequence GTGGGAGACACGTTCGTCCTCGTGCACGGGGCATGTCACGGCGGGTGGTGCTGGTCGCGGGTCGCGCGGCTGCTGCGGGAGCAGGGGCACGAGGTGTTCACGCCGACGCTCACCGGCTTCGGCGAGCGCGCGCACCTGCTCAGCGCCGACACCGGTCCGGAGACGCTGGTCCGCGACGTCGTCGGCGTGCTGGAGTGCGAGGAGCTGAGCGACGTCGTGCTGGTCGGGCACAGCTTCGGGGCGCTCGTGGTCCTCGCGGTGGCGGATCGCGCCCGGCAGCGGTTGCGGCGCCTGGTGATCCTCGACGGCGTGCTCGTCGACCCGGGCCACCCCGGCTTCGACGGCCTGCCGCCCGAGGCGGTCGCCCAGCGCACCGCGGCGGCGGCCGGCGGGCTCGCGTACCCGCCGCCGCCCGCGTCGGTGTTCGGGCTGGGCGACCCCGACGACGAGGCGTGGGTGGCCCGCCGCCTCACCCCGCACCCGCTGCGCACCTACACCGAGCCGTTCCCGCTGGGTACCCCGCTCGGCGCCGGCCTGCCCGTCACCTACGTCTGCTGCACCGATCCGCCCTACCCGGCGATCTCCTCTGCGCACACCGTCGCGCGGCGCGAGGGATGGGAGTGGCGCGAGCTCGCGACGGGCCACGACGCCATGATCAGCGACCCCACCGGGACCGTGGCCGAACTGACGCGTCCGCCTGTCGCCGGTTCGCGTTAA
- a CDS encoding RNA polymerase sigma factor, whose protein sequence is MSTGRAAVEAVWRIESGRLVAGLARLTGDAGTAEELAQDALVAALEQWPVTGVPPNPGGWLMTTAKHRAVDGFRRAAVHRRAVETIGRATPASLDERDAVDDALDDPVGDDLLRLLFTACHPALNREYRVALTLRCLTGLRTDEIARAFLVPEPVAGQRISRAKKALRDKGIRFEMPGPADVAERLASVLEVIYLVFNDGYSATAGDDWMRPELSAEALRLARLTAASVPDHPEAHGLAALLELTQSRAAARHDATGRPVLLQHQDRRRWDRLLVRRGLAALVRARDAGGGTVGPYTLQAAIAACHATAPTAADTDWARIAGLYDVLATAWPSPVVALNRAMAHGHAVGPGTGLALLDAVDAVALAGYPQLPAVRGELLAMAGRHAVAALSFDEAAALTRNGPERALFAERAEQARAAADPMGR, encoded by the coding sequence GTGAGCACCGGGAGGGCCGCCGTCGAGGCGGTGTGGCGGATCGAGTCCGGTCGTCTCGTGGCCGGGCTCGCCCGCCTCACCGGCGACGCCGGCACCGCCGAGGAGCTCGCCCAGGACGCGCTGGTCGCGGCACTGGAGCAGTGGCCGGTCACCGGCGTCCCGCCCAACCCGGGCGGCTGGCTGATGACCACCGCGAAGCACCGGGCCGTCGACGGCTTCCGCCGCGCCGCGGTGCACCGCCGGGCCGTCGAGACGATCGGCCGCGCCACCCCGGCCTCGCTCGACGAGCGCGACGCCGTCGACGACGCACTCGACGACCCGGTGGGCGACGACCTGCTGCGGCTGCTGTTCACCGCCTGCCACCCCGCCCTCAACCGCGAGTACCGCGTCGCGCTCACGCTGCGCTGCCTGACCGGCCTGCGCACCGACGAGATCGCCCGGGCGTTCCTCGTCCCGGAGCCGGTGGCCGGTCAGCGGATCTCCCGGGCGAAGAAGGCGTTGCGGGACAAGGGGATCCGTTTCGAGATGCCGGGGCCCGCCGACGTCGCCGAGCGGCTCGCGAGCGTCCTCGAGGTGATCTACCTGGTGTTCAACGACGGCTACAGCGCCACCGCGGGCGACGACTGGATGCGCCCCGAGCTCAGCGCGGAGGCGCTGCGGCTGGCCCGGCTGACGGCGGCGTCGGTGCCGGACCACCCCGAGGCGCACGGGCTGGCGGCGCTGCTGGAGCTCACCCAGTCCCGCGCTGCGGCCCGTCACGACGCGACCGGGCGCCCGGTCCTGCTGCAGCACCAGGACCGGCGCCGCTGGGACCGGCTGCTGGTCCGGCGCGGCCTCGCCGCGCTCGTCCGGGCCCGGGACGCGGGCGGTGGCACGGTCGGCCCGTACACGCTGCAGGCGGCGATCGCGGCCTGCCACGCGACCGCGCCGACCGCCGCCGACACCGACTGGGCGCGGATCGCCGGTCTCTACGACGTGCTCGCCACGGCGTGGCCGTCACCGGTCGTCGCGCTCAACCGGGCGATGGCGCACGGGCACGCCGTCGGCCCCGGGACCGGGCTCGCCCTGCTCGACGCGGTCGACGCGGTGGCGCTGGCCGGCTACCCGCAGCTCCCGGCCGTCCGGGGCGAGCTGCTGGCGATGGCCGGGCGGCACGCGGTGGCGGCGCTGAGCTTCGACGAGGCGGCGGCGCTGACCCGGAACGGGCCGGAGCGCGCGCTGTTCGCCGAGCGGGCCGAGCAGGCGCGCGCCGCGGCTGATCCAATGGGCCGGTGA
- a CDS encoding S1C family serine protease, with protein MTENREQGPDASAPQGPRTDQHPVPAYAGAPAPDGHGGSQPAYVPQGWNQPPSYGGYGGGPTGPTGPGGPPTVAEERPRRPRTMTGIVTAALIAGLVGGGAGFGGAYAVFGDNPSSSTTLTSSAASPVANAEPGTVAGAASIASPSTVDIRVTLAQGTAEGSGVVLTAEGDVLTNNHVVAGSTGAITVTLADGSTHAATVVGTSPSYDLAVLRLQDVSGLTPATLGNSADLQVGQQVVAIGSPQGLTGTVTTGIVSAFDRTVAVQGEDGSAVVYNGLQTDAPINQGNSGGPLVDLQGRVVGINSAIATGSSQSTGSIGLGFAIPVDQAKRVAQEILDSGTATKPVLGVQGNAATTDGGGAQIAAVEPGSAAAQAGLAAGDVVTKVQDARVEDFADLVARVGARSPGEQVTLTVTNGGAERTVEVTLGSTPDQAASTSSGGQTQSSPQSPFGQSPFGQSPFGGN; from the coding sequence ATGACCGAGAACAGGGAGCAGGGACCGGACGCGAGCGCGCCCCAGGGCCCCCGCACCGACCAGCACCCCGTCCCCGCCTACGCGGGAGCCCCCGCACCCGACGGGCACGGCGGGTCCCAGCCCGCCTACGTCCCCCAGGGGTGGAACCAGCCGCCGTCCTACGGCGGCTACGGCGGTGGCCCGACGGGACCGACCGGCCCCGGTGGCCCACCCACGGTCGCCGAGGAACGCCCGCGCCGGCCGCGCACGATGACCGGGATCGTCACCGCCGCCCTGATCGCGGGCCTGGTCGGCGGCGGGGCCGGCTTCGGCGGCGCGTACGCCGTGTTCGGTGACAACCCCTCGTCCTCGACGACCCTCACGTCCTCCGCCGCGTCGCCCGTCGCGAACGCCGAGCCGGGGACCGTCGCCGGGGCCGCGTCGATCGCGTCACCGAGCACCGTCGACATCCGCGTCACGCTCGCCCAGGGCACCGCGGAGGGCAGCGGCGTCGTCCTCACCGCCGAGGGCGACGTGCTCACGAACAACCACGTCGTCGCGGGCAGCACCGGAGCGATCACCGTGACGCTGGCCGACGGCTCCACGCACGCGGCGACCGTCGTCGGCACCTCCCCGAGCTACGACCTCGCCGTGCTCAGGCTCCAGGACGTCTCCGGGCTCACCCCCGCGACGCTGGGCAACAGCGCGGACCTGCAGGTCGGGCAGCAGGTCGTCGCGATCGGGTCGCCACAGGGCCTCACCGGGACCGTCACCACCGGCATCGTCAGCGCCTTCGACCGCACCGTGGCCGTGCAGGGCGAGGACGGCTCGGCCGTCGTCTACAACGGGCTGCAGACCGACGCCCCGATCAACCAGGGCAACTCCGGCGGCCCGCTGGTCGACCTGCAGGGCCGCGTCGTCGGGATCAACTCCGCGATCGCCACCGGCAGCAGCCAGAGCACCGGCAGCATCGGCCTCGGCTTCGCGATCCCCGTCGACCAGGCCAAGCGCGTGGCCCAGGAGATCCTCGACTCCGGCACGGCCACCAAGCCGGTGCTCGGCGTGCAGGGCAACGCGGCGACGACCGACGGCGGCGGCGCCCAGATCGCGGCCGTCGAACCGGGGTCGGCGGCGGCGCAGGCCGGGCTCGCGGCCGGGGACGTCGTGACGAAGGTCCAGGACGCCCGCGTCGAGGACTTCGCCGACCTGGTCGCCCGCGTCGGCGCCCGGTCCCCCGGCGAGCAGGTGACGCTGACGGTGACGAACGGCGGGGCCGAGCGCACCGTCGAGGTCACCCTGGGCAGCACCCCGGACCAGGCCGCGTCGACCAGCAGCGGCGGTCAGACGCAGAGCAGCCCGCAGAGCCCGTTCGGCCAGAGCCCGTTCGGCCAGAGCCCCTTCGGCGGCAACTGA
- a CDS encoding CaiB/BaiF CoA transferase family protein, translated as MADDAPTGPLAGVVVADFSRILAGPYATMLLADLGATVIKVEGPPLGDDTRTWTPPVADDGTATYYLSINRNKRSIVLDLRDADDLALARRLAGRADVLVENFKPGGLARFGLDHPTVSAANPGVVYASISGFGPDSGLPGYDLLAQAVSGLMSVTGEADGPPLRAGVAALDVMTGLHAAVAILAALRHRDATGVGQLVQTNLLSAALSGLVNHTSAVLAAGATPRRLGNAHLSLFPYEPLPTGDGELIVIAANDGQFRKLAEAIGAPELLDDPRFGSMGDRNAHREELRPLLLERLATRSAQEWFDVLSAVGVPCGPIQTVDEGLALADRLGLDPVVRPGGVPSVRNPVTYSATPPTYRRPPPALGADDAEVRAWLAD; from the coding sequence ATCGCCGACGACGCCCCCACCGGACCACTGGCGGGGGTGGTCGTGGCCGACTTCTCCCGCATCCTCGCCGGGCCCTACGCCACGATGCTGCTCGCCGACCTCGGCGCCACGGTGATCAAGGTGGAGGGCCCGCCGCTGGGTGACGACACCCGCACGTGGACCCCGCCCGTCGCCGACGACGGCACGGCCACCTACTACCTCTCGATCAACCGCAACAAGCGCTCGATCGTCCTCGACCTGCGCGACGCCGACGACCTCGCGCTCGCCCGGCGCCTCGCGGGCCGCGCCGACGTGCTCGTCGAGAACTTCAAGCCCGGCGGGCTGGCCCGCTTCGGGCTCGACCACCCGACCGTCTCCGCCGCGAACCCCGGCGTCGTCTACGCCTCGATCAGCGGGTTCGGCCCCGACTCCGGGCTGCCCGGCTACGACCTGCTCGCCCAGGCCGTCTCCGGGTTGATGAGCGTCACCGGCGAGGCCGACGGGCCGCCGCTGCGGGCCGGGGTCGCCGCGCTCGACGTCATGACCGGGCTGCACGCGGCCGTCGCGATCCTCGCCGCGCTGCGCCACCGCGACGCCACCGGCGTGGGCCAGCTCGTGCAGACGAACCTGCTGTCCGCAGCGCTGTCCGGGCTGGTCAACCACACCTCGGCGGTGCTCGCCGCCGGTGCGACGCCGCGCCGGCTGGGCAACGCCCACCTGAGCCTGTTCCCCTACGAGCCGCTGCCCACCGGCGACGGCGAGCTGATCGTCATCGCGGCCAACGACGGGCAGTTCCGCAAGCTGGCGGAGGCGATCGGAGCGCCCGAACTGCTCGACGACCCGCGCTTCGGCTCGATGGGCGACCGCAACGCCCACCGCGAGGAGCTGCGGCCACTGCTGCTGGAGCGCCTGGCCACCCGGTCCGCGCAGGAGTGGTTCGACGTCCTGTCCGCCGTCGGGGTGCCGTGCGGCCCGATCCAGACCGTCGACGAGGGACTCGCCCTCGCCGACCGCCTCGGCCTCGACCCGGTGGTGCGCCCGGGCGGTGTCCCGAGCGTCCGCAACCCCGTGACGTACTCCGCGACACCCCCGACCTACCGCCGCCCGCCCCCGGCCCTGGGCGCCGACGACGCCGAGGTCCGGGCCTGGCTGGCCGACTGA
- a CDS encoding TMEM165/GDT1 family protein: MDGFLLACAVSAAVVFVAELGDKSQLMALAFATRYRAWTVIVGITVATSVVHLLSVAVGHGLGAALPTGWISLIAAVMFLGFGAWTLRGDSLSDSEQAKAARVGGSALLAVTVAFFLAELGDKTMLATITLATQYGWAGVWVGSTIGMVAADALAIVVGRQLGKRLPERTIAIGAAVLFVVFGLGLAAEAVAELTQVPVWSAVAAVLDHHAAGWIALGIGLAAVLLGAWGRHLAQVPGRRPSAGAAAGWARGLFAVATVLGLAAPLLVGTDVLDPIALFDDPGLVVIGAGLALLGVSLLLAAQAQVVQAQIAAARSGDRVLATGGLRRWVRHPGLTGTVLAMSGTLVMVPTVLGVLAAVLLVVAVQVQVRAVREPALARLHGETYTDYAARTGRFLPRVTPVEHPGLPHREHMRVG; this comes from the coding sequence GTGGACGGGTTCTTGCTCGCGTGCGCCGTCAGCGCCGCCGTCGTGTTCGTCGCGGAGCTGGGTGACAAGTCGCAGCTCATGGCTCTGGCCTTCGCCACCCGCTACCGCGCGTGGACGGTGATCGTCGGTATCACCGTCGCCACCTCGGTGGTGCACCTGCTCTCCGTCGCCGTCGGTCACGGCCTCGGCGCCGCCCTGCCGACGGGCTGGATCTCGCTGATCGCGGCGGTCATGTTCCTCGGGTTCGGCGCGTGGACACTGCGCGGCGACTCGCTCAGCGACTCCGAGCAGGCGAAGGCCGCACGGGTCGGGGGGTCGGCGCTGCTCGCCGTCACCGTCGCGTTCTTCCTCGCCGAGCTGGGCGACAAGACGATGCTCGCCACGATCACGCTGGCCACGCAGTACGGCTGGGCCGGGGTGTGGGTGGGTTCGACGATCGGCATGGTGGCGGCCGACGCGCTGGCGATCGTCGTCGGGCGCCAGCTGGGCAAGCGGCTTCCCGAGCGCACCATCGCGATCGGGGCCGCGGTCCTGTTCGTCGTGTTCGGGCTGGGGCTCGCCGCGGAGGCGGTCGCGGAGCTCACGCAGGTGCCGGTCTGGAGTGCCGTCGCCGCCGTGCTCGACCACCACGCCGCGGGCTGGATCGCGCTCGGGATCGGACTGGCCGCGGTGCTGCTCGGGGCGTGGGGGCGCCACCTCGCGCAGGTGCCGGGGCGGCGGCCCTCGGCCGGTGCGGCGGCCGGCTGGGCCCGCGGGCTCTTCGCCGTGGCGACGGTGCTCGGGCTGGCCGCCCCGCTGCTCGTCGGCACCGACGTCCTCGACCCGATCGCCCTGTTCGACGACCCCGGGCTCGTCGTGATCGGGGCCGGTCTGGCCCTCCTCGGGGTCTCCCTGCTCCTGGCCGCACAGGCCCAGGTGGTGCAGGCGCAGATCGCCGCCGCGCGGAGCGGCGACCGGGTGCTCGCCACCGGTGGCCTGCGCCGCTGGGTGCGCCACCCCGGTCTGACCGGGACGGTGCTCGCGATGTCCGGCACGCTCGTGATGGTGCCGACGGTGCTGGGCGTCCTGGCCGCGGTGCTGCTCGTCGTCGCGGTGCAGGTGCAGGTCCGGGCGGTGCGGGAGCCGGCGTTGGCCCGCCTGCACGGCGAGACCTACACCGACTACGCCGCCCGCACCGGCCGGTTCCTGCCGCGCGTCACCCCCGTCGAGCACCCGGGGCTGCCGCACCGCGAGCACATGCGGGTGGGCTAG